A region from the Desulfoglaeba alkanexedens ALDC genome encodes:
- a CDS encoding transposase, whose product MRYSKERKEAVLRKMMPPHNRSIIELAREEGISEATLYLWHRQAREQGLLLPDSDRVPEGWTARDKFNAVVESAGMNEAESAEYCRRKGLYPEQLARWRRACETANDWDREVNRRLKSEQKADRKRTRRLERELQRKEKALAEAAALMVLRKKAEAIWGGGTRWRMISAGQPGSPAL is encoded by the coding sequence ATGCGATATTCCAAAGAGCGTAAAGAAGCTGTTCTGAGAAAGATGATGCCGCCGCACAACCGGTCGATCATCGAGCTGGCCAGGGAGGAAGGCATCAGCGAGGCGACTCTGTATCTCTGGCACCGGCAGGCGCGTGAGCAGGGGCTGTTGCTGCCGGACTCGGATAGGGTGCCTGAGGGATGGACCGCGCGGGACAAGTTCAATGCCGTTGTTGAGAGTGCCGGCATGAACGAGGCCGAGTCGGCCGAGTACTGTCGCCGGAAGGGACTGTATCCTGAGCAGTTGGCCCGGTGGCGCAGGGCCTGCGAGACGGCCAACGACTGGGACCGCGAAGTGAACCGCCGGCTGAAAAGCGAGCAGAAGGCCGATCGCAAGCGCACCCGCCGGCTCGAACGTGAGTTGCAGCGCAAGGAGAAGGCGCTGGCCGAAGCGGCGGCACTGATGGTGCTTCGAAAAAAAGCCGAGGCGATCTGGGGGGGGGGAACCCGATGGCGAATGATCAGCGCCGGTCAGCCCGGAAGTCCGGCCCTATGA
- a CDS encoding type II toxin-antitoxin system RelE/ParE family toxin, which yields MKLLTLHPDADAELIEAARYYELRQPGLGSDLLEDVERALDQILTYPEASQKIGRRVRRKPLWRFPYNLVYAIYPERIRLVAFAHQKRRPYYWQRRLKNTE from the coding sequence GTGAAACTGCTTACATTACATCCCGATGCTGACGCAGAGCTCATCGAGGCAGCACGTTACTATGAGTTGCGTCAGCCAGGATTGGGCTCGGACTTGCTCGAAGATGTGGAACGAGCACTCGACCAGATTTTGACATACCCAGAGGCATCCCAGAAAATCGGACGGAGAGTACGGCGGAAGCCCTTATGGCGATTTCCTTACAATCTAGTATATGCGATTTATCCGGAACGAATACGACTCGTAGCATTTGCCCACCAGAAACGGCGACCTTACTACTGGCAAAGACGGTTGAAAAATACAGAATAA
- a CDS encoding addiction module protein — protein sequence MGIKELEAEIKKLDLRERAALAKLIVESLDELSEEEIEALWAEEAERRLDELEQELVSEIPAEEALRRARAAIL from the coding sequence ATGGGTATCAAAGAACTGGAAGCTGAGATTAAGAAACTGGATTTAAGGGAGCGTGCGGCGCTCGCAAAACTGATAGTCGAAAGCCTCGACGAGCTGTCCGAAGAGGAGATCGAGGCGTTGTGGGCTGAGGAAGCGGAGCGGCGTCTGGATGAGCTAGAGCAGGAGTTGGTGAGCGAGATACCAGCTGAAGAGGCACTTCGCCGAGCGCGGGCGGCCATCTTGTGA
- the miaA gene encoding tRNA (adenosine(37)-N6)-dimethylallyltransferase MiaA, giving the protein MTPRPFPPDANRSDRLPVIILAGPTAVGKTALSLALATELQTDIVNADSMQVYRFMDIGTAKPSPEERARVPHHLIDVVNPDEDFDAARYLEYARPVVNACHGRGKIPLVVGGTGLYLKVLTRGICPGPPSDPAVRRALQDELESRGLEALHRRLLQVDPEMGRRLHPHDRQRILRALEVFRASGTPLSQWQSRHRFRDTLYPSVKIALHRDREDLYRRIKRRVLQMMEQGFLQEVKDLLARGYRPELKPMQSLGYRHLIRFLEGAVTLERAVEEIQRDTRRYAKRQLTWFRNDPEFRWFPPEDHPAVLRHIRAILSTLR; this is encoded by the coding sequence ATGACTCCCCGTCCGTTCCCGCCCGATGCAAACCGATCCGACCGCCTCCCGGTGATCATCCTCGCCGGCCCCACCGCCGTCGGCAAGACCGCCCTCTCCCTCGCCCTCGCCACCGAACTGCAAACCGATATCGTGAACGCCGATTCCATGCAGGTCTATCGCTTCATGGACATCGGCACGGCCAAACCGTCGCCGGAGGAACGCGCCCGCGTACCGCACCATCTCATCGATGTCGTGAATCCCGACGAAGACTTCGACGCCGCCCGCTACCTGGAATACGCCCGCCCCGTGGTGAACGCCTGCCACGGTCGAGGAAAAATCCCTCTCGTCGTCGGCGGAACCGGCCTGTACCTCAAGGTCCTCACTCGCGGCATCTGCCCCGGTCCTCCCTCCGACCCCGCGGTCCGGCGGGCGCTCCAGGACGAACTGGAATCCCGTGGACTGGAAGCGCTCCACCGCCGGCTGCTCCAGGTCGACCCTGAAATGGGCCGGCGCCTTCACCCCCACGACCGGCAGCGGATCCTACGAGCTCTCGAGGTCTTCCGCGCTTCCGGCACACCCCTATCGCAGTGGCAGAGCCGACATCGGTTCCGCGACACGCTCTACCCCAGCGTCAAGATCGCCCTGCATCGCGACCGGGAGGATCTCTACCGGCGGATCAAACGCCGCGTTCTTCAGATGATGGAACAGGGCTTCCTGCAAGAAGTGAAAGATCTGCTCGCCCGGGGCTACAGGCCGGAACTCAAGCCCATGCAATCTCTGGGCTATCGACACCTGATCCGCTTTCTGGAAGGGGCCGTCACGCTGGAGCGGGCCGTGGAGGAAATCCAGCGGGATACCCGCCGTTACGCCAAGCGCCAGCTCACCTGGTTCCGGAACGACCCCGAATTCCGGTGGTTCCCCCCGGAAGATCACCCGGCCGTCCTCCGCCACATCCGCGCCATTCTATCAACCCTGCGTTGA
- the mutL gene encoding DNA mismatch repair endonuclease MutL — MGRITLLPETLCNQIAAGEVVERPAAVVKELLENSIDAGSRRITVSLLQGGRKEIRVVDDGEGMDADDALLALERHATSKIRTAEDLQTIRSLGFRGEALPSIAAVSRFELVTKTAETVAGTRIEMEGGVLRDVRETGCPPGTSVTVRDLFFNLPARRKFLRSVDTEMAHITDQVLRLALAHPGVHFVMSHGGRETHRFPPVKDLRERVGQVLGTATAASLAPFQLETPSFKASGVLSPPEAHRNSTRSLFVTVNGRPVKDRLLTHAVLSAYDSLIPRGKYPLVVLSLTLPSEEVDVNVHPTKREVRFRRPSEVTQGVKEALSRSLLRLQKKAWSRPLAGGPFPDPTVPAGARSGLHESQEALSAVPALATPQPSPPEPLRPVPPSISPGDGPLHQQHFFDPSESGATETGSTRFSRLKILGQLADAYILLEAPDGLVLIDQHAAHERIVYERLVDLETGRPPSQRLLQPEVVEFLPVEAARLRRHLPQLEAMGFEVEPFGGDAFVIQAIPAALSRVAPAALLRSVVETETEERGLEKPDPAAALSKTAACHGAVRAGQPLTPEEIRKLLQDLDRTRVSATCPHGRPLWWKLTLKEIARLFART; from the coding sequence ATGGGCCGGATCACGCTGCTTCCGGAAACACTCTGCAACCAGATCGCGGCGGGCGAAGTGGTGGAACGACCCGCCGCCGTCGTGAAAGAACTTCTGGAAAACAGCATCGACGCAGGGAGCCGCAGAATTACGGTGTCACTCCTTCAGGGCGGCCGCAAAGAAATCCGGGTGGTAGATGACGGGGAGGGCATGGACGCCGACGACGCGCTTCTCGCCCTGGAACGGCACGCCACGAGCAAGATTCGGACCGCGGAGGACCTGCAGACCATCCGATCGCTCGGGTTCCGCGGCGAGGCGCTTCCAAGCATCGCGGCGGTGAGCCGCTTCGAGCTGGTCACGAAGACGGCGGAAACGGTAGCGGGCACCCGGATCGAAATGGAAGGCGGCGTACTGAGAGACGTTCGGGAAACCGGATGCCCGCCGGGGACTTCAGTGACCGTGCGCGACCTTTTCTTCAACCTTCCTGCCCGAAGAAAATTCCTGCGGTCCGTGGACACGGAAATGGCCCATATCACCGACCAGGTGCTGCGCCTGGCCCTGGCACACCCCGGCGTCCACTTCGTGATGTCCCACGGCGGGCGCGAAACGCACCGGTTCCCTCCTGTGAAAGACCTCCGGGAACGGGTCGGCCAGGTGCTCGGAACCGCCACCGCCGCATCCCTCGCCCCGTTCCAGTTGGAAACCCCCTCCTTCAAGGCTTCGGGAGTTCTCAGCCCGCCCGAAGCGCACCGAAACTCCACGCGGAGCCTCTTTGTCACCGTGAACGGCCGCCCGGTGAAAGACCGCCTCCTCACCCACGCCGTTCTCTCCGCCTACGATTCCCTCATCCCCAGGGGCAAATACCCGCTCGTCGTCCTTTCTCTCACCCTTCCCTCGGAAGAGGTGGACGTGAACGTTCACCCCACCAAGCGGGAAGTGCGTTTCCGGAGGCCCTCGGAAGTGACGCAAGGCGTGAAGGAAGCGCTCTCGCGTTCGCTCCTTAGGCTGCAGAAGAAAGCCTGGTCTCGCCCTCTCGCCGGCGGGCCGTTCCCGGACCCGACCGTCCCGGCAGGGGCTCGCAGCGGTCTTCACGAATCCCAGGAAGCCCTGTCCGCCGTCCCGGCCTTGGCAACCCCTCAGCCCTCTCCCCCCGAGCCGCTCCGTCCCGTCCCACCCTCTATAAGCCCGGGCGACGGGCCGCTCCACCAGCAGCACTTTTTTGACCCCTCGGAATCCGGAGCCACGGAAACCGGCTCCACCCGCTTTTCCCGGCTCAAAATCCTCGGCCAACTCGCCGATGCGTACATCCTGCTCGAAGCCCCCGACGGCCTGGTGCTGATCGATCAACACGCCGCCCACGAACGGATTGTCTACGAGCGCCTCGTCGACTTGGAAACCGGCCGCCCGCCTTCCCAGCGGCTGCTCCAGCCCGAGGTGGTGGAATTTCTTCCCGTAGAAGCGGCCCGACTCCGCCGCCACCTGCCTCAACTGGAAGCCATGGGCTTCGAAGTGGAGCCCTTCGGCGGGGACGCCTTCGTGATCCAGGCCATTCCGGCGGCGCTGAGCCGCGTTGCTCCCGCCGCCCTGCTCCGTTCCGTAGTGGAAACGGAGACCGAAGAACGCGGACTGGAAAAACCGGATCCGGCGGCGGCCCTTTCCAAGACCGCCGCCTGTCACGGGGCGGTCCGAGCGGGTCAGCCGTTGACTCCCGAAGAAATCCGAAAACTTCTGCAGGACCTGGACCGAACGCGCGTTTCCGCCACCTGCCCCCACGGAAGGCCCCTGTGGTGGAAGCTCACCCTGAAGGAAATCGCCCGCCTTTTCGCCCGGACCTGA
- a CDS encoding GAF domain-containing protein, whose amino-acid sequence MEGPNPFQALVNLLSNVLDAYTTAYFSYDERNHEFRLVAAHSLSKHLRDELVLPLDGSGILSQVQKVGHIVHLDKVDLEDVSASLPFYREGESHIKGLLAMPVGGGSALLYVDTKRHWGFNDKQRKWIGEVAAVLEQLTGREQCLARQETYSRILQLWHQWFVLGFEHQDREALARHLVDRCARFLRAEFGFLAIRRREEPEWQLLAATDNVPRGLVRQFFPVSSGSLIAKVLREERSLLVPNLNPEVDDHYLISPSENLPHEGLFWSVPSRISSELCVVLSLMAKREERWESDELYAVAQVLQTFTVFYERLHWKDRYLRVETLDENTGLRNAETFEALVDEVAAAALQKSEPIVLALIQFEPWQYCHTKVPPAELRRWQQRIAQGLKKELTLDISAGCLAENRFALLFSGHDLRSVDSFLSRLTVLRQSLPEAKRRGVPLQGFVGKAAFPQEVGTPAELWALAHRKLVEAFQVHRQGVRD is encoded by the coding sequence ATGGAAGGTCCCAACCCGTTTCAAGCACTGGTGAACCTTCTGAGCAACGTGCTCGATGCCTACACCACCGCGTATTTCAGCTACGATGAAAGGAATCACGAGTTCCGTCTGGTGGCGGCCCATTCGTTGAGCAAACATCTGAGGGACGAGCTGGTTCTGCCGCTGGACGGAAGCGGCATCCTTTCGCAGGTTCAAAAAGTGGGGCACATCGTGCACCTGGACAAAGTGGACCTGGAAGACGTATCGGCCTCCCTTCCTTTTTACCGTGAGGGTGAATCGCACATCAAGGGGCTTTTGGCCATGCCGGTCGGCGGCGGGTCGGCACTCCTTTACGTGGACACCAAGCGCCACTGGGGATTCAACGACAAGCAGCGGAAATGGATCGGGGAAGTGGCCGCGGTGCTGGAACAGCTCACAGGCCGGGAGCAATGTCTGGCCCGCCAGGAGACCTATTCGAGGATCCTGCAGCTGTGGCACCAGTGGTTCGTGTTGGGCTTCGAACACCAGGACAGGGAGGCTCTGGCCCGGCACCTGGTGGACCGGTGCGCGCGGTTCCTGAGGGCGGAGTTCGGGTTTCTGGCCATCCGGCGCAGAGAGGAACCCGAATGGCAGCTTCTGGCCGCGACGGACAACGTGCCTCGAGGCCTCGTCCGCCAGTTCTTCCCCGTCTCTTCAGGTAGTTTGATCGCGAAAGTTTTACGTGAGGAGCGCTCGCTTTTGGTGCCCAACCTCAATCCGGAAGTGGACGACCACTATCTCATCAGCCCTTCGGAAAACCTACCGCATGAAGGGCTGTTCTGGTCCGTGCCGTCAAGGATTTCCAGCGAGCTTTGCGTGGTGCTTTCCCTCATGGCCAAGCGGGAGGAAAGGTGGGAATCCGACGAACTCTACGCGGTGGCACAGGTGCTCCAAACCTTTACGGTCTTTTACGAAAGGCTCCACTGGAAGGATCGGTACCTGCGAGTGGAAACCCTCGATGAGAATACGGGGCTTCGAAACGCGGAAACCTTCGAGGCCCTTGTGGACGAAGTGGCGGCGGCGGCCCTTCAGAAGAGCGAACCGATCGTACTGGCGCTGATCCAGTTCGAGCCCTGGCAGTACTGTCACACGAAGGTGCCGCCCGCGGAACTCCGCCGGTGGCAGCAAAGGATCGCGCAAGGGTTGAAGAAGGAACTCACGCTGGACATCAGCGCCGGCTGCCTGGCCGAAAACCGATTTGCGCTCCTGTTTTCGGGTCACGATTTGCGCAGCGTGGATTCCTTTCTCTCCCGGCTGACCGTGCTGCGCCAGAGCCTTCCGGAGGCGAAACGGCGGGGGGTTCCGCTTCAGGGTTTTGTGGGGAAGGCGGCTTTTCCCCAGGAAGTCGGGACGCCGGCCGAACTCTGGGCGCTGGCCCACCGAAAGCTCGTCGAAGCCTTCCAGGTCCACCGCCAAGGCGTCAGGGATTGA
- a CDS encoding rod shape-determining protein, which translates to MFERLLSFFSKDLAMDLGTANTLIYLRGKGVVLNEPSVVAINQDTHQVVAVGQEARSLIGRTGQRIVTIRPLKDGVIADFEVTSVMIKAFLTKVLSRRPLVRPKLVVAVPTGITSVEKRAVIEAAEQAGAGRVHLIEEPMAAAIGAGLPIDQPVGNMVVDIGGGTTEVAVISMFAVAYSESVRVAGDEANEAILRYIQRERQMMVSEVLAENIKMKIGSAVPLEKPLKLEVSGKEILTGIPKNFTVTDEEIRNAIREPILVIVDSVRRALEKTPPDLVADIGQSGFWLAGGGALLKGLDRLLHQETGLRVNIAEDPLTAIVRGAGAVVDHFDYFREVFIN; encoded by the coding sequence ATGTTTGAACGCCTGCTGAGTTTCTTTTCGAAAGACTTGGCGATGGATCTTGGAACCGCCAATACTTTGATCTATCTTCGCGGCAAGGGAGTGGTGCTGAACGAGCCGTCGGTGGTGGCCATCAACCAGGACACCCACCAGGTGGTGGCGGTCGGCCAGGAAGCAAGGAGTCTCATCGGCCGGACCGGACAGCGCATCGTGACCATCCGCCCCCTGAAGGACGGGGTCATCGCCGACTTCGAGGTCACCAGCGTGATGATCAAGGCGTTCCTGACCAAGGTGCTTTCCCGGCGGCCTCTGGTGCGACCGAAACTGGTGGTGGCCGTTCCCACGGGGATCACATCCGTCGAAAAACGGGCGGTGATCGAAGCGGCGGAACAGGCGGGCGCCGGAAGGGTTCACCTGATCGAGGAACCCATGGCGGCGGCCATCGGCGCGGGGTTGCCCATCGACCAGCCCGTCGGCAACATGGTGGTCGACATCGGGGGAGGGACCACCGAAGTGGCGGTCATTTCCATGTTCGCCGTGGCCTACAGCGAATCGGTCCGGGTGGCGGGCGACGAGGCCAACGAGGCCATCCTGCGCTATATTCAGCGCGAACGGCAGATGATGGTGAGCGAGGTTCTGGCGGAAAATATCAAGATGAAGATCGGTTCCGCCGTGCCCCTGGAAAAGCCGCTGAAGCTCGAAGTTTCCGGAAAAGAGATCCTCACCGGTATCCCCAAGAACTTCACTGTGACCGACGAAGAAATCCGAAACGCCATCCGCGAACCCATCCTGGTGATCGTGGATTCGGTTCGGCGGGCCCTGGAAAAGACGCCGCCGGACCTGGTCGCCGATATCGGCCAGAGCGGCTTCTGGCTGGCCGGCGGCGGTGCGCTCCTAAAGGGACTGGACCGGCTGCTGCATCAGGAAACGGGGCTGCGCGTGAATATCGCCGAAGATCCGCTCACCGCGATCGTCCGCGGCGCGGGCGCGGTGGTGGATCATTTCGACTATTTCCGGGAAGTGTTCATCAACTGA
- a CDS encoding CBS and ACT domain-containing protein gives MYVGWQMKSNIVSITPDTPMLKAREIMDTQRISHLPVTDGKARLLGIVTDRDLREAWASPASTLSVYELTYVLQKLTVNSIMTKNVITATPDMTIERAARIIHDNKIGALPVVQNEKLVGIITSTDLMEVLLVALGMSEDSGRLSILVRDRVGVIAEVGRIMQEAEVNIRSIMTFPLAGHEGVWQLIMRVNLAVHARAVKALEDAGYRVIVQYTEDLAPYLPKEGA, from the coding sequence ATGTACGTCGGATGGCAGATGAAAAGCAACATAGTCAGCATAACGCCCGACACCCCCATGCTCAAGGCCCGCGAAATCATGGACACCCAAAGGATCTCTCATCTGCCCGTAACGGATGGGAAGGCCCGGTTGCTGGGAATCGTGACCGACCGCGACCTGCGGGAGGCCTGGGCGTCGCCCGCGAGCACCCTGAGCGTCTACGAGCTCACCTATGTGCTTCAGAAGCTCACCGTGAACAGCATCATGACCAAGAACGTGATCACGGCCACGCCGGACATGACCATCGAGCGGGCGGCCCGCATCATTCACGACAACAAGATCGGTGCGCTTCCCGTGGTTCAGAACGAAAAGCTGGTCGGGATCATCACGTCGACGGACCTCATGGAGGTGCTCCTGGTGGCCCTGGGGATGAGCGAGGACAGCGGCCGCTTGTCCATCCTGGTCAGAGACCGGGTCGGGGTCATCGCCGAAGTGGGGCGGATCATGCAGGAAGCCGAGGTCAACATCCGGAGCATCATGACCTTTCCGCTCGCGGGCCACGAAGGCGTCTGGCAGCTCATCATGCGGGTGAACCTGGCCGTCCATGCCAGGGCCGTGAAAGCCCTGGAAGACGCCGGCTATCGAGTGATCGTTCAATATACGGAAGACCTCGCGCCGTACCTGCCGAAAGAAGGGGCGTGA
- a CDS encoding type II toxin-antitoxin system HicB family antitoxin: protein MAKAFNVIIERDSEGYYVATVPEFRGCHTQAKSLNVLMKRIREAIELYLEVEGEGISLPEFVGIQRIWVEL, encoded by the coding sequence ATGGCGAAAGCCTTTAACGTCATCATTGAACGTGATAGCGAAGGTTATTACGTTGCCACCGTGCCTGAATTCCGCGGCTGTCACACGCAAGCCAAGTCGCTGAATGTTCTAATGAAACGTATTCGTGAGGCGATTGAGTTGTACTTGGAAGTTGAAGGCGAAGGTATCTCACTCCCAGAATTTGTAGGGATTCAGCGCATCTGGGTTGAACTATGA
- a CDS encoding type II toxin-antitoxin system HicA family toxin — MVRIKESHRFLRHADGRCTVAAVHRGDTIGPGLMSKILRHCDMTSDELVKFL; from the coding sequence GTGGTACGCATCAAGGAAAGTCATCGCTTTCTACGCCATGCTGACGGTCGGTGTACGGTTGCTGCCGTTCATCGTGGAGACACCATTGGTCCGGGGTTGATGTCTAAGATTCTGCGCCATTGCGACATGACCTCTGACGAGTTAGTGAAATTCCTGTAA
- a CDS encoding metallopeptidase family protein — MTPRKFRLSSGRFYDLVEQAVARIPMEIRRHMDNIVITVEPRPSVEMLEEVGVPPGETLLGLYLGVPLTERSVMDPPLYPDTIYLFQEPLEELCATREELIREIEITVAHEVAHALGLSDERLEELGYG; from the coding sequence ATGACCCCAAGGAAATTTCGCCTCAGCTCCGGGCGATTTTACGACCTTGTGGAGCAGGCCGTCGCACGCATTCCCATGGAAATCCGCCGCCATATGGACAACATCGTGATCACCGTGGAGCCGCGCCCGAGCGTCGAGATGCTGGAAGAGGTGGGCGTTCCGCCCGGCGAGACCCTCCTGGGGCTCTACCTGGGGGTGCCGCTCACCGAGCGCAGTGTGATGGATCCACCCCTGTATCCCGATACTATCTACCTGTTTCAAGAGCCTTTGGAGGAGCTGTGTGCAACGCGAGAGGAACTCATCCGGGAAATTGAGATCACCGTGGCGCACGAAGTGGCCCACGCGCTTGGGTTGAGCGACGAGCGGCTGGAGGAGCTGGGCTACGGGTAG
- a CDS encoding acyl-CoA carboxylase subunit beta: MQTVAEKIKELREREAKIKQMGGDKAIAQQHERGKMTARERLDRFFDPGSFRELDIFVKHRGTLFGLDKMDIPADGVITGYGTVNGRQVFAFFQDFTARAGTLGEMHSKKICKVMDLALKAGKPFVGFNDSGGARIQEGVDALSGYGQIFYRNAIASGVVPQISAIMGPCAGGAVYSPAMTDFVFMVKNTSYMFITGPDVIKSVLGEEISQEELGGAMAHSSKSGVAHFACDSDAHAIDQIKRLLSFLPDNNMEDPPIVDTGDDPNRQDAALDSLLPDNPMGAYDMKDVIRAIVDNGDFMEVHQNYAMNMIVGLARLNGRSIGIIANQPKVLAGCLDVDCSDKATRFIRFCDAFNIPLLTLADVPGYLPGKQQEWGGIIRHGAKLLWCYSEATVPKVTLIVRKDYGGSYLAMCAKDLGADIVLAWPTAEIAVMGAEGAANIIFRKEIKEADDPTAKRKEKIEEYRSLLYNPYIAASRGYIDGVIVPSETRPRLADAFRMLATKRQALPPKKHGNIPT; the protein is encoded by the coding sequence ATGCAGACAGTGGCCGAAAAGATCAAGGAACTGCGCGAGCGGGAAGCTAAGATCAAACAGATGGGCGGTGACAAGGCCATCGCCCAGCAACACGAACGAGGCAAGATGACGGCCCGCGAGCGCCTGGACCGTTTCTTCGATCCGGGGAGTTTCAGGGAACTGGATATTTTCGTGAAGCACCGCGGCACGCTTTTCGGGCTCGACAAGATGGACATTCCGGCCGACGGTGTCATCACTGGCTACGGCACGGTGAACGGCCGTCAGGTGTTTGCGTTTTTCCAAGATTTTACAGCCCGCGCCGGCACACTCGGAGAAATGCATTCCAAGAAGATCTGCAAGGTGATGGACCTGGCGCTGAAGGCCGGGAAGCCTTTCGTGGGATTCAATGACTCCGGCGGCGCCCGGATTCAGGAAGGCGTGGACGCTCTTTCCGGTTACGGCCAAATCTTCTACCGGAACGCCATCGCCTCCGGCGTGGTTCCCCAGATCTCGGCCATCATGGGCCCGTGCGCGGGAGGCGCCGTCTATTCGCCGGCGATGACCGATTTCGTCTTCATGGTGAAAAACACCAGCTACATGTTCATTACGGGCCCGGACGTCATCAAGTCGGTGTTGGGCGAAGAAATCAGCCAGGAAGAACTGGGGGGCGCCATGGCGCACAGCTCCAAGAGCGGGGTGGCTCATTTCGCCTGTGACAGCGATGCTCACGCCATTGACCAGATCAAGCGGCTTCTGAGCTTTCTTCCGGACAACAACATGGAAGATCCGCCCATCGTAGACACCGGCGACGATCCCAACCGGCAGGACGCGGCCCTGGACAGCCTCCTTCCAGACAATCCCATGGGCGCCTACGACATGAAGGACGTCATCCGGGCCATCGTGGACAACGGCGACTTCATGGAAGTGCATCAAAATTACGCCATGAACATGATCGTCGGTCTGGCGCGGCTGAACGGCCGCTCCATCGGCATCATCGCCAACCAGCCGAAAGTTCTGGCCGGGTGCCTGGACGTGGATTGTTCCGACAAGGCCACCCGGTTCATCCGCTTCTGCGATGCCTTCAACATCCCTCTGCTCACCCTGGCCGACGTCCCCGGCTACCTTCCGGGAAAGCAACAGGAATGGGGCGGCATCATCCGCCACGGCGCCAAACTCCTGTGGTGCTACTCGGAAGCCACCGTCCCCAAGGTCACCCTCATCGTCCGCAAAGATTACGGCGGATCGTACCTGGCCATGTGTGCGAAGGATCTGGGAGCCGATATTGTGCTGGCCTGGCCCACGGCGGAAATCGCCGTGATGGGCGCCGAAGGAGCCGCCAACATCATCTTCCGCAAAGAAATCAAGGAAGCCGACGATCCGACGGCCAAGCGCAAGGAGAAGATCGAGGAATACCGGTCGCTTCTCTACAACCCCTACATCGCCGCTTCCCGAGGGTACATCGACGGCGTGATCGTCCCCAGCGAAACCCGGCCGCGCCTCGCCGACGCCTTTCGCATGCTCGCCACCAAGCGGCAGGCCCTTCCGCCCAAAAAGCACGGAAACATTCCTACTTGA